A genomic stretch from Qipengyuania pelagi includes:
- a CDS encoding CNNM domain-containing protein — translation MTPFPWTDLVIIAGLIVLNGVFAMSELAIVSARTGTLQTRAQKGNRAAQTALELAADPGKFLSTVQIGITLIGIIAGAYSGASLGEPVGERLAAAGFPANYADQAGFALVIALTTYASLVIGELVPKQVALRAAVPISIIMARPMKILSKVAAPLVWLLDASSGLLIRLLGVRPGGQSAVTAEELHMLFAEATRTGVIEHEQHQMLQGVVRLAQRPVREVMTPRNQLDWIDADADLETIRADIADSSHSLMPIAEGSPDKVIGVAKVREILALMVAGETIDLRAIARKAEVVPDQLDAVDALRVLQQADVAMAMVHDEYGHLDGIVTPVDVLTALVGDFASDQEHGEAPGVIEREDGSLLISGSLSADALGDRLGLDYGDDREFATAAGFALAVLKKLPEEGEVFTEQGWRFEVIDMDGRRIDKLLVSEDAPSGAVEVGGDG, via the coding sequence GTGACACCCTTTCCCTGGACCGACCTCGTCATCATCGCCGGGCTCATCGTGCTCAACGGTGTGTTCGCCATGTCCGAACTCGCCATCGTCTCCGCGCGCACGGGTACGTTGCAGACCCGCGCCCAGAAGGGCAACCGCGCCGCGCAGACCGCGCTCGAACTGGCGGCGGATCCGGGCAAGTTCCTCTCGACCGTCCAGATCGGGATCACCCTGATCGGCATTATCGCCGGTGCCTATTCCGGCGCCAGCCTGGGCGAGCCGGTGGGCGAGCGGCTGGCGGCGGCGGGCTTCCCGGCGAATTACGCGGACCAGGCGGGCTTCGCGCTCGTCATCGCGCTGACCACCTATGCCAGCCTGGTGATCGGGGAACTGGTGCCCAAGCAGGTCGCGCTGCGGGCCGCGGTGCCGATCTCGATCATCATGGCGCGCCCGATGAAGATCCTGTCGAAAGTGGCCGCGCCGCTGGTGTGGCTGCTCGATGCTTCGTCGGGCCTGCTGATTCGCCTGCTCGGCGTGCGCCCCGGCGGACAGAGCGCGGTGACGGCGGAGGAACTGCACATGCTGTTCGCCGAAGCGACCCGTACTGGGGTAATCGAGCACGAACAGCACCAGATGCTGCAGGGCGTGGTGCGGCTGGCCCAAAGGCCGGTGCGCGAGGTGATGACGCCGCGCAACCAGCTCGACTGGATCGACGCCGATGCCGATCTCGAAACCATCCGCGCCGACATCGCCGACAGTTCGCATTCGCTGATGCCGATCGCCGAGGGGTCTCCCGACAAGGTGATCGGCGTCGCCAAGGTGCGCGAGATCCTGGCGCTGATGGTGGCGGGCGAAACAATCGATTTGCGCGCCATCGCCCGCAAGGCCGAAGTCGTGCCCGACCAGCTGGACGCAGTCGATGCGCTGCGCGTGCTGCAACAGGCCGATGTCGCCATGGCGATGGTGCATGACGAATACGGCCATCTCGACGGGATCGTGACCCCGGTCGACGTTCTCACCGCGCTGGTCGGCGATTTCGCCAGCGATCAGGAGCATGGCGAGGCACCGGGCGTGATCGAGCGCGAGGACGGCTCGCTGCTGATCTCCGGCTCGCTCTCCGCCGATGCCCTGGGCGACCGGCTGGGCCTCGACTACGGCGACGACCGCGAATTCGCCACCGCTGCCGGGTTCGCCCTCGCCGTGCTCAAGAAGCTGCCCGAGGAAGGCGAGGTCTTCACCGAACAGGGCTGGCGCTTCGAGGTCATCGATATGGACGGGCGCCGGATAGACAAGTTGCTGGTTAGCGAGGACGCGCCGAGCGGAGCGGTAGAGGTTGGCGGGGACGGGTAG
- a CDS encoding energy transducer TonB has protein sequence MTIRAVLAGAALLTLAAPPPPAFATQADNGPTVLEPLAPWQLDLGENNCRLARTFGTEDRKTLLLFEQWDPSASVSWLVAGDAVKTYRSRRSASFAFGPDGDAQEFDYLPSTFGDFGTVVRSVSSIVSHEEAEEAQDGDEWDQPYDESDPRGLPHLDADGAEGITYLDIGRSKADDVRLNLGDMKKPLEAMNLCMANLVEHWGFDVARQREVVRQPDFLNPNDVVSQIIRNYPSKALRKGAQADFHLRLSIGADGSVENCALINQTLAEDFDMRRHPCTIFSENAQFTPATDAAGTAVPTYYVTRILYRMPG, from the coding sequence ATGACGATTCGAGCCGTTCTCGCTGGCGCAGCGCTTCTGACGCTCGCCGCGCCACCTCCACCCGCTTTCGCGACGCAGGCTGATAACGGACCTACGGTGCTGGAACCACTGGCTCCTTGGCAATTGGACCTCGGCGAAAACAACTGCCGCCTGGCGCGCACCTTCGGTACGGAGGATCGCAAGACCCTGCTTCTTTTCGAACAGTGGGATCCGTCGGCGAGCGTTTCCTGGCTGGTGGCGGGCGACGCGGTCAAGACATACAGATCGCGGCGATCGGCGTCCTTCGCCTTCGGCCCCGATGGCGACGCGCAAGAGTTCGACTACCTGCCGTCGACCTTCGGCGATTTCGGGACGGTGGTCCGCTCGGTTTCGTCGATCGTGTCCCACGAGGAAGCGGAAGAGGCGCAGGACGGTGACGAATGGGACCAACCCTATGACGAGTCCGATCCGCGCGGACTGCCGCATTTGGATGCCGATGGGGCGGAAGGGATCACCTATCTCGACATAGGCCGCAGCAAGGCCGACGATGTCCGCCTCAATCTCGGCGATATGAAAAAGCCGCTCGAAGCGATGAATCTCTGCATGGCCAATCTGGTCGAACATTGGGGCTTCGATGTCGCTCGCCAGCGCGAGGTCGTGCGGCAACCCGATTTCCTCAATCCGAACGATGTCGTCAGTCAGATCATCCGCAATTATCCGTCAAAGGCCCTGCGGAAGGGCGCCCAGGCGGATTTCCATCTGCGCCTCTCGATAGGGGCCGATGGCAGCGTCGAGAATTGTGCCCTGATCAACCAGACCTTGGCGGAAGATTTCGATATGCGCCGCCATCCCTGCACGATCTTCAGTGAAAACGCGCAATTCACTCCGGCCACCGATGCGGCGGGCACGGCGGTGCCCACCTATTACGTCACCCGCATCCTCTATCGCATGCCAGGCTGA
- a CDS encoding electron transfer flavoprotein subunit alpha/FixB family protein: MKTLVWVEHDNATMADATLAAVTAAGKLGDVHLLVAGANCRAVAEQAAKVAGVGKVHLADDAAYEHALAENVAPLIVDLMGHHDAFVAPATTTGKNVAPRVAALLDVMQISDILSVEGEKTFTRPIYAGNAIATVESSDEKLVITVRGTAFDKADAEGGSAEIEEVSGPTGEGLSSFVSQEIAESERPELTSAKVIVSGGRALKDAETFEEYIMPLADKLGAGVGASRAAVDAGYVPNDYQVGQTGKIVAPEVYIAIGISGAIQHLAGMKDSKTIIAINKDEDAPIFQVADIGLVGDLYKIVPELTEKL, from the coding sequence ATGAAAACCCTCGTTTGGGTCGAACACGACAACGCCACTATGGCCGACGCCACGCTCGCCGCGGTGACCGCTGCGGGCAAATTGGGCGACGTCCACCTGCTGGTCGCCGGCGCGAATTGCCGCGCGGTGGCGGAACAGGCCGCGAAGGTCGCGGGCGTGGGCAAGGTCCACCTCGCCGACGATGCGGCCTACGAACACGCGCTGGCCGAGAATGTCGCGCCGCTGATCGTGGATTTGATGGGCCACCATGACGCCTTCGTCGCGCCCGCCACGACGACCGGCAAGAATGTCGCCCCGCGCGTCGCCGCGCTGCTCGACGTGATGCAGATCTCGGACATCCTCTCGGTCGAGGGCGAGAAAACCTTCACGCGACCGATCTATGCCGGGAACGCCATCGCCACGGTCGAATCGAGCGACGAGAAGCTGGTCATCACCGTGCGCGGCACCGCCTTCGACAAGGCCGACGCCGAGGGCGGCTCTGCCGAGATTGAAGAGGTTTCCGGCCCGACCGGCGAGGGTCTGTCGAGCTTCGTCAGCCAGGAAATCGCCGAGAGCGAACGTCCAGAACTGACCAGCGCCAAGGTGATCGTCTCGGGCGGCCGCGCCCTCAAGGATGCGGAAACGTTCGAGGAATACATCATGCCGCTCGCCGACAAGCTCGGCGCGGGCGTCGGCGCCAGCCGCGCGGCGGTCGATGCGGGCTATGTCCCCAACGATTACCAGGTTGGCCAGACCGGCAAGATCGTGGCCCCGGAAGTCTATATCGCAATCGGCATCTCGGGCGCGATCCAGCATCTTGCCGGCATGAAGGATTCAAAGACCATCATCGCCATCAACAAGGACGAGGACGCCCCGATCTTCCAGGTCGCGGATATCGGCCTGGTCGGCGATCTCTACAAGATCGTGCCGGAACTGACCGAGAAGCTCTGA
- a CDS encoding OmpA family protein, which translates to MKRSKFVVAALASVSLLGVSGCVTDPNTGEQKISRTAVGGVLGAGAGALLGGVIGGKTGRIIGAVGGAAAGGYVGYRMDEQIKELREGTAGTGVDVTSVDGGEAILVNLPDGVTFATGSATISPAFRDLLDNVAGSLRQYPNSLVDVYGYTDTVGSSAANQRLSDQRAQAVANYLISQGVASSRIRWMGFGETQLKVQTGDNVANPLNRRVEIKIIPFDAQDVNAARQQGM; encoded by the coding sequence ATGAAACGATCGAAATTCGTCGTCGCCGCTCTTGCGTCCGTCTCGCTGCTGGGCGTGTCGGGCTGCGTCACCGATCCCAATACGGGTGAACAGAAGATTTCGCGCACCGCCGTGGGCGGCGTGCTGGGCGCTGGCGCGGGTGCGCTGCTCGGCGGCGTGATCGGCGGCAAGACCGGACGCATCATCGGCGCGGTCGGTGGCGCGGCGGCAGGCGGCTATGTCGGCTACCGGATGGACGAACAGATCAAGGAACTGCGCGAAGGCACCGCCGGGACCGGCGTGGACGTCACCTCGGTCGATGGCGGCGAAGCGATCCTCGTCAACCTGCCCGACGGCGTGACCTTCGCCACCGGCAGCGCGACGATCTCGCCCGCCTTCCGCGACCTCTTGGACAATGTCGCGGGCAGCCTGCGCCAGTATCCCAACAGCCTGGTCGACGTATATGGCTATACCGACACGGTCGGCTCCTCGGCAGCGAACCAGCGCCTGTCGGACCAGCGCGCGCAGGCCGTGGCCAATTACCTGATCTCGCAGGGCGTCGCCTCCTCGCGCATCCGCTGGATGGGCTTCGGCGAGACGCAGCTGAAGGTTCAGACGGGCGACAATGTGGCGAACCCGCTCAATCGCCGGGTCGAAATCAAGATCATTCCCTTCGACGCGCAGGACGTCAACGCCGCGCGCCAGCAGGGTATGTAA
- a CDS encoding 3'(2'),5'-bisphosphate nucleotidase CysQ — protein MIDAQRLESITAEAGRIAHALWPGAGHDLDSWEKEPGAPVCEADIAVDTFLKRELGQLLPSAGWLSEETGDDHARLDRSLIWLVDPIDGTRDFIRGRTGWAVSVALVSAGRPLLGILSAPARDETWMAVAGKGAWRNGEPLRASTRKQLAGARVPTDSLPRIDRDLTMVDKPNSIALRIAMVGADEADLVATLRWGFEWDVGAATLIAREAGAAVSDAFGHTLDFNKRDPRAFGVVACAPAIHTAAIERLAGRAAKIGGDRDL, from the coding sequence ATGATTGACGCCCAACGCCTCGAATCGATCACTGCCGAAGCGGGCCGGATCGCCCACGCCCTGTGGCCGGGCGCGGGCCATGATCTCGATTCGTGGGAAAAGGAACCCGGCGCTCCCGTCTGCGAGGCGGATATCGCGGTCGACACCTTCCTGAAACGCGAACTGGGCCAATTGCTGCCGTCCGCCGGGTGGCTGTCCGAAGAGACCGGGGACGATCATGCGCGGCTCGACCGATCGCTGATCTGGCTGGTCGATCCGATCGACGGCACGCGCGATTTCATTCGCGGGCGTACGGGCTGGGCAGTTTCGGTCGCGCTGGTGAGCGCGGGACGGCCCTTGCTCGGCATTTTGAGCGCACCTGCACGGGACGAGACATGGATGGCGGTGGCGGGCAAGGGCGCCTGGCGCAATGGCGAGCCGCTCAGGGCCTCGACGCGCAAGCAATTGGCGGGTGCGCGCGTTCCCACCGATTCGCTGCCTCGGATTGATCGCGATCTGACCATGGTGGACAAGCCGAATTCGATCGCGCTCAGGATCGCGATGGTCGGGGCGGATGAGGCGGATCTCGTCGCGACGCTGCGCTGGGGCTTCGAATGGGATGTCGGCGCGGCGACCCTGATCGCCCGCGAGGCGGGTGCGGCGGTGAGCGATGCGTTCGGCCACACGCTCGACTTCAACAAGCGCGATCCGCGTGCCTTCGGCGTCGTCGCCTGCGCGCCCGCGATCCACACCGCCGCGATCGAGCGCCTTGCGGGCCGTGCGGCGAAGATTGGCGGCGACAGGGATCTTTAA
- a CDS encoding DUF3035 domain-containing protein, with translation MTKTLTFALLGASATLLTACAGGGFLERDRPDEFAVQRQAPLVVPPDFNLVPPTAGAPRPAEGTAQEQALEALFGGPAPRSSVETSALDRAGAAAPGIRSAVGDPDTNTVAKGSITRDIISAPEGDGRGASAVIPAG, from the coding sequence ATGACCAAGACCCTCACCTTCGCCCTGCTGGGCGCCTCGGCCACCCTGCTGACCGCCTGTGCCGGCGGCGGCTTCCTCGAACGCGACCGGCCCGACGAATTCGCCGTGCAGCGCCAGGCGCCGCTGGTCGTCCCGCCCGATTTCAACCTCGTGCCGCCGACTGCGGGTGCCCCGCGCCCCGCCGAAGGCACCGCGCAGGAACAGGCATTGGAAGCGCTGTTCGGCGGTCCCGCGCCGCGCAGCAGCGTCGAAACCAGCGCGCTCGATCGCGCCGGCGCCGCCGCTCCGGGCATCCGCAGCGCGGTGGGCGATCCCGACACCAACACGGTCGCCAAGGGCTCGATCACCCGCGACATCATCTCCGCCCCCGAAGGCGACGGACGCGGGGCTAGTGCGGTTATCCCGGCGGGATAA
- the sucC gene encoding ADP-forming succinate--CoA ligase subunit beta, which yields MNIHEYQAKELLAKYGIAVPTGYAAMSVEEAVEGAKNLPGPLYVVKAQIHAGGRGKGKFTELGPDAKGGVRLSKSVDEVEANAKEMLGNTLVTIQTGDEGKQVNRLYVTDGVDIAHEYYLSMLVDRASGKVAMIVSTEGGMDIEDVAHETPEKITTITIDPAQGFMPHHGRAVAFALKLEGDSNKQAQKLAKQLYTAFMDLDMEMLEINPLVEDKQGNLSVLDTKMSFDGNALYRHKDVEEMRDETEEDPAEVEASEYDLAYIKLDGNIGCMVNGAGLAMATMDIIKLNGAFPANFLDVGGGATTEKVTAAFKIILKDPAVEGILVNIFGGIMKCDVIANGIVQAAKDVNLSVPLVVRLEGTNVQQGKDILENSGLPIVSADDLGDAAKKIVAEVKKAA from the coding sequence ATGAACATTCACGAATACCAGGCCAAGGAACTGCTCGCGAAATACGGCATCGCCGTGCCCACCGGCTATGCCGCGATGAGCGTGGAAGAAGCCGTCGAAGGCGCGAAGAACCTGCCCGGACCGCTTTATGTCGTGAAGGCCCAGATCCATGCCGGCGGACGCGGCAAGGGCAAGTTCACCGAACTCGGCCCGGATGCGAAGGGCGGCGTGCGCCTGTCGAAGAGCGTCGACGAGGTCGAAGCGAACGCGAAGGAAATGCTCGGCAACACGCTCGTCACCATCCAGACCGGCGACGAAGGCAAGCAGGTCAATCGCCTGTATGTGACCGACGGTGTCGACATCGCGCATGAATATTATCTCTCGATGCTGGTCGATCGCGCCAGCGGCAAGGTCGCGATGATCGTGTCGACCGAAGGCGGCATGGATATCGAGGATGTCGCCCACGAAACGCCCGAAAAGATCACGACGATCACGATCGACCCGGCACAGGGCTTCATGCCGCACCATGGCCGCGCCGTGGCCTTCGCGCTGAAGCTGGAAGGCGACAGCAACAAGCAGGCCCAAAAGCTCGCCAAGCAGCTCTACACCGCCTTCATGGACCTCGACATGGAAATGCTCGAGATCAATCCGCTGGTCGAGGACAAGCAGGGTAATCTCTCGGTGCTCGACACCAAGATGAGCTTCGACGGCAACGCGCTCTATCGCCACAAGGACGTGGAGGAGATGCGCGACGAGACCGAGGAGGACCCCGCCGAGGTCGAGGCGAGCGAATACGACCTCGCCTATATCAAGCTGGACGGCAATATCGGCTGCATGGTCAACGGTGCCGGCCTCGCCATGGCGACCATGGACATCATCAAATTGAACGGCGCCTTCCCGGCGAACTTCCTCGATGTCGGCGGCGGCGCGACGACCGAGAAGGTGACCGCGGCGTTCAAGATCATCCTCAAGGACCCGGCGGTCGAGGGCATCCTCGTCAACATCTTCGGCGGGATCATGAAGTGCGATGTCATCGCCAACGGCATCGTCCAGGCGGCGAAGGACGTGAACCTGTCGGTCCCGCTAGTGGTCCGCCTCGAAGGCACCAACGTCCAGCAGGGCAAGGATATCCTCGAAAACAGCGGCCTTCCCATCGTTAGCGCCGACGATCTGGGTGACGCCGCGAAGAAGATCGTGGCCGAGGTCAAGAAGGCGGCGTAA
- a CDS encoding electron transfer flavoprotein subunit beta/FixA family protein: protein MKILVPVKRVIDYNVKPRVKADGSGVDLANVKMSMNPFDEIAVEEAIRIKEAGKAEEIVAVSIGPAKAQETLRTALAMGADRAILVETDDEVEPLAVAKILKAIAEEEQPGLVMLGKQAIDDDSNQTGQMLAALMGRPQGTFANTVEVEGDSVTVKREVDGGLETVKLSIPAIVTTDLRLNEPRYASLPNIMKAKKKPLDTKSPSDYGVDIAPRLKTTNVSEPPVRQAGEKVADVDELVAKIKAMGIA from the coding sequence ATGAAAATCCTCGTCCCCGTCAAGCGGGTGATCGATTACAACGTGAAGCCGCGCGTGAAGGCGGACGGGTCGGGCGTCGACCTCGCCAACGTGAAGATGAGCATGAACCCGTTCGACGAGATCGCGGTCGAAGAAGCCATCCGCATCAAGGAAGCGGGCAAGGCGGAAGAGATCGTGGCCGTCAGCATCGGCCCGGCCAAGGCGCAGGAAACGCTGCGCACCGCGCTCGCCATGGGTGCCGACCGCGCCATCCTGGTCGAGACCGATGACGAGGTCGAACCGCTCGCCGTCGCCAAGATCCTCAAGGCCATCGCCGAAGAGGAACAGCCCGGCCTCGTAATGCTCGGCAAGCAGGCGATCGACGACGATTCGAACCAGACCGGCCAGATGCTCGCCGCGCTGATGGGTCGCCCCCAGGGCACCTTCGCCAACACGGTCGAGGTCGAAGGCGACAGCGTCACCGTGAAGCGCGAAGTCGATGGCGGCCTCGAAACCGTCAAGCTGTCGATCCCCGCGATCGTCACCACCGATCTGCGCCTCAACGAGCCGCGCTACGCTTCGCTGCCCAACATCATGAAGGCGAAGAAGAAGCCGCTCGATACCAAGAGCCCGTCCGATTACGGCGTCGATATCGCGCCGCGCCTCAAGACCACCAATGTCTCCGAGCCGCCGGTTCGCCAGGCGGGCGAAAAGGTCGCGGATGTCGACGAGCTGGTCGCCAAGATCAAGGCGATGGGCATCGCCTGA
- the lspA gene encoding signal peptidase II has translation MTQARRNQAIGILIAFAIFAVDQAIKYWVKGPLMLRERGVIELVPFFDLRWTQNFGVSLGMFEATSPEMRWALVAVTAGIALVVTVWMIREEKFGDILGLALVLGGALGNIKDRYDYGYVIDYADLHFGDFRPFLIFNVADAAITIGVMIILARAFFVRDTAGQIMADSATASHSDTHARSAETKP, from the coding sequence ATGACGCAGGCCCGCCGCAATCAGGCGATCGGCATCCTGATCGCCTTCGCCATCTTCGCCGTCGATCAGGCGATCAAATACTGGGTCAAGGGCCCGCTGATGCTGCGTGAGCGCGGGGTGATCGAGCTGGTACCGTTCTTCGACCTCCGCTGGACTCAGAATTTCGGCGTTTCGCTCGGTATGTTCGAGGCGACCAGCCCGGAAATGCGCTGGGCGCTGGTGGCCGTGACGGCGGGGATCGCGCTGGTCGTGACGGTCTGGATGATCCGCGAGGAGAAGTTCGGCGACATTCTCGGCCTCGCGCTGGTCCTCGGCGGGGCGCTCGGCAACATCAAGGATCGCTACGATTACGGATACGTGATCGACTATGCCGATCTCCATTTCGGCGATTTCCGCCCCTTCCTGATCTTTAACGTGGCCGATGCCGCGATCACCATCGGCGTGATGATTATCCTTGCCCGCGCCTTTTTCGTGCGCGACACTGCCGGTCAGATAATGGCCGACAGTGCGACCGCTTCCCATTCCGATACGCACGCTCGCTCAGCGGAGACCAAGCCATGA
- the ileS gene encoding isoleucine--tRNA ligase: MSEADPSTRDYRDTVFLPKTDFPMKAGLPQKEPGILARWQDENLYDKLRETRRGAEKFILHDGPPYANGDMHIGHALNRILKDMVVRTQGMMGKDAPFVPGWDCHGLPIEWKVEEQYRKKKRDKDDVPRAEFRQECRDYAAKWVEVQKGQLERLGLMADFAHPYLTMQFESEATIVAELMKFVEAGNLYRGAKPVMWSPVEKTALAEAEVEYEDITSTQIDVAFEIVESPVDELVGAHAVIWTTTPWTIPVNQALAYGPEVEYVLLKTSFYAPGISASPGEGSMDFRLLIAESLREQFIARQTGEDIKADIREIWRGNGSDLAGTKVRHPMHKLGGFYETLRPMLPGDFVTTDSGTGLVHMAPDHGEDDFDLCKTVGIEPVFAVMDDGRYRDDWPWLGAGDLDADGKERRRAVINPNFNAPDGPICSDLRDAGALLSASQNYPHSYPHSWRSKAKVIYRCTPQWFVPMDRPLEGVAPRKVDKEQRWEGEGGAMDPADEHTSQHTLRSLALNAIGDTHFVPERGRNRIRSMVEGRPDWVLSRQRAWGVPITLFVRPDGSYLQDPAVNARVVAAVAEEGVDAWREERKNEFLGPDHDSDEYEMVSDILDVWFDSGCTHAFTLDGTRWPDQRWPADLYLEGSDQHRGWFQSSLLESCATRGRAPYDAVLTHGFTMASDGRKMSKSLGNTIDPLKVMEQYGADIIRLWALSVDYTEDHRIGDEILKGVGDQYRRLRNTFRYLLGALAGYDESEAVAPEHMPQLERYVLARLKEVDGTLRAAAKGYDFDRYVRTLVDFCNEDLSAFYFDIRKDRLYCDAPDGVERRAYRTVLDTLFHALVRYAAPVLVFTSEEVWGTRFPESGSIHLETWRDLPDWRDDDLSERFAALRALREDVMEAIEPLRREKIVRSGLEADVTVPADRVPEGFSDTDLAEAFITASVTRSDSAAVTDVTASRSSEDKCGRCWRLLPSVAEDGALCDRCEAVVAELDAEGASS; the protein is encoded by the coding sequence ATGTCCGAAGCCGATCCCAGCACGCGCGATTACCGCGACACCGTCTTCCTGCCGAAGACCGATTTTCCCATGAAAGCCGGCCTCCCGCAGAAGGAGCCGGGCATTTTGGCGCGCTGGCAGGACGAGAACCTCTACGACAAGCTGCGCGAGACGCGGCGGGGCGCGGAGAAGTTCATCCTCCATGACGGCCCGCCCTACGCCAATGGCGACATGCATATCGGCCACGCGCTGAACCGCATCCTCAAGGACATGGTGGTGCGCACGCAGGGCATGATGGGCAAGGACGCGCCCTTCGTGCCTGGCTGGGACTGCCACGGCCTGCCCATCGAATGGAAGGTCGAGGAACAATACCGCAAGAAGAAGCGCGACAAGGACGACGTGCCGCGCGCCGAGTTCCGCCAGGAATGCCGCGACTATGCCGCGAAATGGGTCGAGGTGCAGAAGGGCCAGCTCGAACGGCTCGGCCTGATGGCCGATTTCGCCCATCCCTATCTGACGATGCAGTTCGAAAGCGAAGCGACCATCGTTGCCGAGCTGATGAAGTTCGTCGAAGCCGGAAACCTCTATCGCGGCGCGAAGCCGGTGATGTGGAGCCCGGTCGAGAAAACGGCGCTGGCCGAAGCGGAGGTCGAATACGAGGACATCACTTCGACCCAGATCGACGTGGCGTTCGAGATCGTGGAATCGCCGGTAGATGAACTGGTCGGCGCGCACGCCGTGATCTGGACGACGACGCCGTGGACGATCCCGGTGAACCAGGCTTTGGCCTATGGACCGGAGGTTGAATACGTTCTTCTCAAAACGAGCTTCTACGCGCCCGGCATTAGTGCGAGTCCGGGCGAGGGATCGATGGACTTCCGGTTGCTGATTGCCGAAAGTTTACGTGAACAATTTATCGCTCGCCAAACGGGAGAAGACATTAAAGCCGACATTCGGGAAATATGGCGCGGTAACGGCTCCGACCTCGCCGGAACCAAGGTCCGCCACCCGATGCACAAGCTCGGCGGCTTCTATGAGACGCTGCGTCCCATGCTGCCCGGCGATTTCGTTACCACCGATAGCGGCACCGGCCTCGTCCACATGGCGCCCGATCATGGCGAGGATGATTTCGACCTGTGCAAGACGGTCGGCATCGAACCCGTCTTCGCGGTCATGGATGACGGGCGCTATCGCGATGACTGGCCGTGGCTGGGTGCGGGCGATCTGGATGCGGACGGCAAGGAACGCCGCCGCGCGGTCATCAATCCCAACTTCAACGCTCCGGACGGGCCGATCTGTTCGGACCTTCGCGACGCGGGCGCGCTGCTGAGCGCGAGCCAGAATTACCCTCACTCCTATCCCCACAGCTGGCGGTCCAAGGCGAAGGTCATCTATCGCTGCACGCCGCAATGGTTCGTGCCGATGGACCGCCCGCTCGAAGGCGTCGCACCGCGCAAGGTGGACAAGGAGCAGCGCTGGGAAGGCGAAGGCGGCGCCATGGACCCCGCTGACGAGCACACCAGCCAGCACACGCTGCGCAGCCTCGCGCTGAACGCCATCGGCGACACGCATTTCGTCCCCGAGCGCGGGCGCAACCGCATCCGCTCCATGGTGGAAGGGCGCCCGGACTGGGTGCTCAGCCGCCAGCGCGCATGGGGCGTGCCGATCACTTTGTTCGTGCGGCCAGACGGCTCGTATCTCCAGGATCCGGCAGTGAACGCCCGCGTCGTCGCGGCGGTCGCCGAGGAAGGCGTCGACGCCTGGCGCGAGGAGCGCAAGAACGAGTTCCTTGGTCCCGACCACGATTCCGACGAATACGAGATGGTCTCCGACATTCTCGACGTCTGGTTCGATTCGGGCTGCACCCATGCCTTCACGCTCGACGGCACCCGCTGGCCCGACCAGCGCTGGCCCGCCGATCTCTATCTCGAAGGGTCGGACCAGCATCGCGGCTGGTTCCAGTCGAGCCTGCTCGAAAGCTGCGCCACGCGCGGCCGTGCGCCTTATGATGCCGTGCTGACCCATGGGTTCACCATGGCGAGCGACGGGCGCAAGATGTCGAAATCGCTCGGCAACACGATCGATCCCTTGAAGGTGATGGAGCAATACGGGGCGGACATCATCCGCCTCTGGGCCCTGTCGGTCGATTACACCGAGGATCACCGCATTGGCGACGAGATCCTGAAAGGCGTGGGCGACCAATATCGGCGGCTGCGCAACACCTTCCGCTATCTGCTCGGCGCGCTTGCCGGTTACGACGAGAGCGAGGCCGTCGCGCCCGAACACATGCCGCAGCTCGAACGCTACGTGCTGGCGCGTCTGAAGGAGGTCGACGGCACGTTGCGCGCAGCGGCGAAGGGCTACGATTTCGACCGCTATGTCCGCACGCTCGTCGATTTCTGCAACGAGGACCTGTCGGCCTTCTATTTCGACATCCGCAAGGACCGGCTCTATTGCGATGCGCCGGACGGGGTCGAGCGACGCGCCTATCGCACCGTGCTCGACACGCTGTTCCACGCCCTCGTCCGCTATGCCGCGCCGGTGCTGGTGTTCACATCCGAAGAGGTCTGGGGCACGCGTTTCCCCGAAAGCGGCTCGATCCATCTCGAAACCTGGCGCGACTTGCCCGACTGGCGTGACGACGATCTGAGCGAGCGCTTCGCGGCGCTGCGCGCGTTGCGCGAGGATGTGATGGAAGCGATCGAGCCGTTAAGGCGTGAAAAGATCGTCCGTTCCGGCCTCGAAGCCGACGTCACCGTTCCCGCAGACCGCGTGCCCGAAGGCTTTTCCGACACCGATCTCGCCGAAGCGTTCATCACCGCGTCAGTCACCCGCAGCGATAGCGCCGCCGTGACCGACGTGACTGCCAGCCGATCATCCGAGGACAAGTGCGGGCGCTGCTGGCGCCTGCTGCCGAGCGTGGCCGAAGACGGCGCGCTGTGCGATCGCTGCGAGGCGGTCGTCGCCGAGCTTGATGCCGAAGGAGCATCCTCATGA